In one window of Temnothorax longispinosus isolate EJ_2023e chromosome 11, Tlon_JGU_v1, whole genome shotgun sequence DNA:
- the LOC139821768 gene encoding uncharacterized protein: MCSIVPVWRRRAALLGTMLLLLSWGTDAAEGCPSMCACKWKGGKEWVECANRGLKGLPQGAREETQVLDLSGNHLVSLPPECFRALGLINLQRLYLGKSQISRIASEAFVGLVGLVELDLSENKIEEVPTDTFASYSSLMRLILNGNPIKEIRQGAFLHLAHLTNLEISKCAIEVVEQNAFEGLQSLEWLRLDGNRLTYVPDHTLPLGGNLRGLTLHNNPWQCDCRLRIMQTWLKESAPAAPQESEPVCDSPARLQGKQIKSLKANELACLPRIDLQDHLEIYEGGNVTLRCDVHAVPTAKVTWWFNGEPCELQHENNSMAGSISAFPRCIYRQRGGTNMSSTLFLFSVESLDEGIYSCIAENSAGSAVANLSLRVLFREKPTVEPPSDNPGSGYLVAIVAGALVGTLLALGCLVGSVIYCAKKRRRDRKRNSKALVTQSKSVLPITKDTTSSACRKGNGSLIGGLEHQQMVSYTEREINRAATLERREHTRNNHLDRDAYSVASPVAKYLTEPDLINEVPENTEVGYGQLYGRHHQRAGGIDRQVLEYDSGYPLQPDLRPPPVLPQMSYLDQDGYPLNFGLPKITFSTASTLPRLRQRMSEPGSAAAPAARYSREAEFLARSPGYDPILPRTDARYTAEGYPYPVHQHQHQHQHQHQHQQQQQQSQPQTIQPPPPIQPVEQPIQQQLPIQSPVSPVAVFPEVPFIPSPPAAYRGETTPLSPRSLLGKTAREAAAAAAARAEEIQPPNHPESPDEGYVGDAMDV, encoded by the exons ATGTGCTCGATCGTACCGGTCTGGCGGCGGAGGGCTGCCCTCCTCGGCACGATGTTGCTGCTATTGTCCTGGGGAACAGACGCGGCGGAGGGCTGCCCGAGCATGTGCGCGTGCAAGTGGAAGGGCGGGAAGGAATGGGTCGAGTGCGCGAACCGCGGTCTCAAAGGATTGCCGCAGGGCGCCCGAGAGGAGACGCAGGTGCTCGACTTGTCGGGCAATCATCTGGTCAGCCTGCCACCGGAATGCTTCCGCGCCCTTGGCTTGATCAACCTACAGCGACTCTATCTGGGCAAGTCTCAGATCAGTCGCATCGCCTCGGAGGCGTTCGTCGGCCTGGTCGGCCTAGTGGAGCTCGATCTGTCTGAGAACAAGATCGAGGAGGTGCCTACGGACACGTTCGCGTCCTATTCGAGCTTGATGAGGCTTATACTGAACGGGAATCCGATCAAGGAGATTCGCCAAGGCGCGTTTCTCCATCTGGCGCATCTGACCAACTTGGAGATCAGCAAATGCGCAATAGAGGTCGTCGAGCAGAACGCTTTCGAGGGCCTCCAGTCGTTGGAGTGGCTCCGGCTGGACGGCAATCGACTCACCTACGTGCCAGATCACACTCTGCCGCTCGGGGGAAATCTCAGGGGATTGACTCTTCACAATAACCCGTGGCAGTGCGACTGTAGATTGCGAATAATGCAGACCTGGCTGAAGGAGTCGGCGCCGGCGGCGCCACAGGAATCCGAACCCGTCTGCGATTCCCCGGCGAGGCTGCAAGGCAAGCAGATCAAGAGTCTTAAGGCCAACGAATTAGCCTGCCTGCCGCGTATCGATCTTCAAGATCACTTGGAGATCTACGAGGGCGGAAATGTCACTTTGAGATGCGACGTTCACGCGGTTCCGACCGCCAAGGTCACTTGGTGGTTCAACGGAGAACCGTGCGAGCTGCAGCACGAAAACAATTCCATGGCCGGCAGTATTTCTGCATTTCCGAG GTGCATCTATCGACAACGAGGCGGGACCAACATGAGCAGCACGCTGTTCCTCTTCTCGGTCGAGTCGCTCGACGAGGGCATCTACAGCTGTATCGCGGAAAACAGCGCGGGTTCTGCAGTGGCGAATCTTTCTCTCCGCGTGCTCTTCCGCGAGAAACCCACCGTGGAGCCACCTTCCGACAATCCTGGTTCCGGCTACTTGGTCGCGATTGTCGCGGGCGCGCTGGTAGGCACTCTTCTGGCACTGGGCTGTTTGGTGGGTAGCGTGATATACTGCGCGAAGAAGCGGCGTCGCGACCGAAAGCGCAATTCGAAAGCGTTGGTGACGCAGAGCAAATCGGTGCTGCCGATCACGAAGGACACCACCAGCAGCGCCTGCCGAAAGGGTAACGGTAGCCTGATCGGTGGTCTCGAACATCAGCAGATGGTTTCGTATACCGAGCGTGAGATCAATCGCGCGGCCACTTTGGAACGCCGGGAGCACACCAGGAACAATCACCTAGATCGGGATGCGTATTCAGTGGCAAGTCCGGTCGCCAAGTATCTGACCGAGCCTGATCTGATCAACGAGGTGCCTGAAAACACCGAGGTAGGCTACGGTCAGCTGTACGGACGGCATCATCAGCGTGCCGGCGGCATCGATCGGCAGGTCCTGGAGTACGACTCGGGCTATCCGCTGCAGCCCGATCTGCGACCGCCGCCGGTTCTGCCGCAGATGAGCTACCTGGATCAGGATGGCTACCCGCTCAATTTCGGCCTGCCCAAGATCACCTTCAGCACTGCCAGCACTCTGCCCAGGCTCCGGCAACGTATGTCGGAGCCAGGCTCGGCGGCCGCGCCGGCAGCCAGATACTCGCGCGAGGCGGAATTCCTCGCGAGATCACCGGGATACGATCCCATTTTACCGCGCACCGACGCCAGGTACACCGCCGAGGGTTATCCTTATCCGGTGCATCAGCATCAACACCAGCATCAACATCAGCATCAGCAtcaacagcaacaacaacagtCACAACCGCAGACGATACAGCCACCCCCGCCGATTCAACCGGTCGAGCAACCGATTCAACAACAGCTGCCCATTCAGTCGCCAGTCTCGCCGGTCGCTGTTTTCCCGGAGGTACCCTTCATACCGTCACCTCCGGCGGCTTACAGAGGTGAAACCACCCCGCTGTCGCCGCGATCGCTCCTCGGCAAAACCGCTCGCGAGGCCGCGGCTGCGGCCGCCGCGAGGGCCGAGGAGATCCAACCGCCGAATCATCCGGAAAGTCCCGACGAGGGCTACGTGGGAGACGCCATGGACGTCTGA